In one Nicotiana sylvestris chromosome 8, ASM39365v2, whole genome shotgun sequence genomic region, the following are encoded:
- the LOC104237738 gene encoding F-box/kelch-repeat protein At3g23880-like gives MISADPPGDEITNILSRLPVKALMQFRCVCKSWFNLIRDPHFVKMHMNQHSSYKKSYLISKDILDVGEKECCTLYCDETFAEHKNPEFPLWESTKSFEVFGCCNGVLFLLYPITPRSDCNMYFWNPATKIVKNLSSSTVQLPDIPVHVVFGFGYIPKLDEYKVVRILYSEQMNLTDPPKLPPIVEVYSLKTDSWTKIEIDLSYFITSHMAKAFLDGSIYWVARKVNETVYDDFIVSFDMAGHVFEEIKLPKSYLDDGALTGSLAVFRDSLYLFVHCPESLDWWHIWMMKEDCSLKVWCHQFKIDCSFKICWPLCFMKNGEVIFESIEGDFSIYDPINQQFQDLHFQGNPEMIELFAYKESLVLLDLVTKSWPSKFHDNGNEKV, from the coding sequence ATGATCTCTGCTGATCCACCTGGTGATGAAATAACAAACATTTTGTCAAGACTTCCAGTCAAAGCTCTCATGCAATTCAGGTGTGTTTGCAAATCTTGGTTTAATCTTATTAGAGATCCTCATTTTGTTAAGATGCATATGAATCAGCATTCATCATATAAGAAAAGCTACTTGATAAGTAAAGATATCTTAGATGTTGGGGAAAAAGAATGTTGCACTTTGTACTGTGATGAAACATTTGCCGAGCACAAGAACCCGGAATTTCCTTTGTGGGAATCGACTAAAAGTTTTGAAGTCTTTGGCTGTTGCAATGGtgttctctttcttctttacccTATAACTCCTAGATCTGattgcaacatgtatttttggaATCCAGCCACAAAAATAGTCAAGAATCTTAGCAGTTCTACTGTTCAGCTTCCTGACATTCCTGTTCATGTGGTGTTTGGGTTTGGTTACATTCCTAAATTGGATGAATATAAGGTGGTAAGGATTTTGTATTCTGAGCAAATGAATCTAACAGACCCCCCAAAACTTCCGCCTATTGTTGAAGTTTACTCATTGAAAACAGATTCTTGGACAAAGATTGAAATTGATCTTTCATACTTTATTACAAGCCATATGGCAAAGGCATTTCTAGATGGATCGATATATTGGGTTGCAAGAAAGGTTAATGAAACTGTATATGATGACTTTATTGTATCTTTCGATATGGCTGGCCACGTTTTTGAAGAAATAAAGCTGCCAAAGTCTTACCTCGACGATGGTGCATTAACTGGATCGTTAGCAGTATTTCGTGATTCACTTTACCTATTTGTCCATTGCCCTGAATCACTAGATTGGTGGCATATTTGGATGATGAAAGAAGATTGTTCTTTAAAAGTTTGGTGCCATCAGTTTAAAATTGATTGCTCATTCAAAATCTGTTGGCCCCTATGTTTTATGAAGAATGGAGAGGTTATATTCGAATCCATTGAGGGGGACTTTTCTATTTATGACCCTATAAACCAACAATTTCAAGATCTTCACTTCCAAGGGAATCCTGAGATGATAGAACTATTTGCATACAAGGAGAGCTTGGTTTTACTTGATTTAGTAACTAAATCTTGGCCTAGCAAATTTCACGACAATGGGAACGAAAAAGTTTGA
- the LOC104237739 gene encoding rsm22-cox11 tandem protein 2, mitochondrial-like isoform X3, producing the protein MPCQIPLYKKFAGIRQAPPEMASIVSETVPKFTAEALKSAAKQSERCHIVPLRLRRAIKKYLREQEEPHMKRKVLRLSESFSQIKEVNLMLPTSTSKELVEDPLKSVECSQRWKIKSAYGDIGLKYREDETVAYVASRMPAVYSALYRVLSEVRRRLPGFSPAKVLDFGAGTGSAFWALREVWPRSLNRINLVEPSQSMQRAGQSLIKGLKNLPLIQSYGSIQALSQDVKKSDRQHDLVIASYVLGEIPSLKDRITVVRQLWELTGDVLVLVEPGTPQGSNIISQMRSHILWMEKRRSRKLEDASGKECKALTTLKNGAYIVAPCPHDGSCPLDNTGKYCHFVQRLQRTTSQRAYKRSKGEPLRGFEDEKFCFIAFRRGQRPRQPWPLDGMKFETLKEQHARRNPEDLEIDYEDQFISSEDEDVQDEDPISYDSDVTETDAITENDDWEEEGEETAHANLGSGWGRIIYNPLRRGKRVEMDICRSMDREGTEGSFDRIVITKSKNPTLHHQARRSVWGDLWPF; encoded by the exons ATGCCATGCCAAATCCCCCTCTATAAG AAATTCGCCGGAATCCGCCAAGCGCCACCAGAAATGGCGTCAATAGTATCAGAAACGGTTCCAAAGTTCACTGCTGAAGCACTCAAATCCGCAGCTAAACAATCTGAACGTTGCCATATTGTTCCTCTCCGCCTTCGTAGAGCTATCAAAAAGTACCTCCGAG AGCAAGAGGAGCCACATATGAAGAGAAAAGTGTTGAGGTTATCAGAATCATTCAGCCAAATAAAGGAAGTGAATTTGATGCTGCCAACCTCCACATCCAAGGAGCTTGTTGAAGATCCTCTGAAGTCTGTTGAATGTTCACAGCGGTGGAAAATTAAAAGCGCCTATGGTGACATTGGCCTCAAGTATAGGGAGGATGAAACAGTGGCCTATGTGGCGTCCCGTATGCCTGCCGTCTACTCTGCTCTTTATAGAGTGCTTAGTGAG GTTCGTAGAAGATTGCCTGGGTTTTCACCAGCTAAGGTGTTGGATTTTGGGGCTGGGACTGGTTCTGCATTTTG GGCACTTAGAGAAGTGTGGCCACGGTCATTGAATAGAATTAATTTGGTGGAGCCATCACAGTCCATGCAGCGTGCTGGACAGAGCCTTATAAAAG GTCTTAAAAATTTGCCACTCATTCAAAGTTATGGAAGTATTCAAGCACTCTCTCAGGATGTCAAAAAGAGTGACAGACAACATGATCTTGTGATTGCT TCATACGTACTTGGAGAGATTCCATCTCTGAAGGACAGAATCACGGTTGTGCGGCAGCTCTGGGAACTGACAGGAGATGTTCTG GTCTTGGTTGAACCAGGAACACCACAAGGATCTAATATTATATCTCAAATGCGATCTCACATTTTATGGATGGAGAAAAGG AGAAGCCGCAAACTAGAAGATGCATCTGGCAAAGAATGTAAAGCATTGACGACACTAAAGAATGGAGCATATATAGTTGCACCA TGTCCGCATGATGGAAGTTGTCCTTTGGATAACACTGGAAAATATTGTCATTTTGTTCAACGCTTGCAGAGGACAACATCACAACGTGCCTACAAG CGGTCGAAAGGTGAGCCTCTACGTGGCTTTGAAGATGAAAAGTTTTGCTTTATTGCTTTTAGACGAGGACAACGGCCAAGGCAA CCTTGGCCACTGGATGGTATGAAGTTTGAGACTTTGAAGGAGCAGCATGCCAGAAGAAATCCAGAGGATTTAGAGATTGACTATG AGGACCAGTTCATCTCATCAGAAGATGAGGATGTTCAAGATGAAGATCCAATCTCCTATGATTCCGATGTTACAGAAACAGACGCCATTACTGAAAATGATGATTGGGAGGAAGAAGGCGAAGAAACAGCCCATGCTAATCTTGGTAGTGGTTGGGGAAGAATCATATACAATCCTCTAAGAAGGGGCAAGCGGGTTGAGATGGATATTTGTCGATCAATGGATCGAGAAGGCACTGAAGGCTCGTTTGACCGAATTGTTATTACAAAGAGCAAAAACCCAACATTGCATCATCAGGCTCGAAGATCAGTCTGGGGTGACTTATGGCCCTTTTAG
- the LOC104237739 gene encoding rsm22-cox11 tandem protein 2, mitochondrial-like isoform X2 codes for MQQLHPTANKFAGIRQAPPEMASIVSETVPKFTAEALKSAAKQSERCHIVPLRLRRAIKKYLREQEEPHMKRKVLRLSESFSQIKEVNLMLPTSTSKELVEDPLKSVECSQRWKIKSAYGDIGLKYREDETVAYVASRMPAVYSALYRVLSEVRRRLPGFSPAKVLDFGAGTGSAFWALREVWPRSLNRINLVEPSQSMQRAGQSLIKGLKNLPLIQSYGSIQALSQDVKKSDRQHDLVIASYVLGEIPSLKDRITVVRQLWELTGDVLVLVEPGTPQGSNIISQMRSHILWMEKRRSRKLEDASGKECKALTTLKNGAYIVAPCPHDGSCPLDNTGKYCHFVQRLQRTTSQRAYKRSKGEPLRGFEDEKFCFIAFRRGQRPREPWPLDGMKFETLKEQHARRNPEDLEIDYEDQFISSEDEDVQDEDPISYDSDVTETDAITENDDWEEEGEETAHANLGSGWGRIIYNPLRRGKRVEMDICRSMDREGTEGSFDRIVITKSKNPTLHHQARRSVWGDLWPF; via the exons ATGCAACAACTTCATCCTACTGCAAAT AAATTCGCCGGAATCCGCCAAGCGCCACCAGAAATGGCGTCAATAGTATCAGAAACGGTTCCAAAGTTCACTGCTGAAGCACTCAAATCCGCAGCTAAACAATCTGAACGTTGCCATATTGTTCCTCTCCGCCTTCGTAGAGCTATCAAAAAGTACCTCCGAG AGCAAGAGGAGCCACATATGAAGAGAAAAGTGTTGAGGTTATCAGAATCATTCAGCCAAATAAAGGAAGTGAATTTGATGCTGCCAACCTCCACATCCAAGGAGCTTGTTGAAGATCCTCTGAAGTCTGTTGAATGTTCACAGCGGTGGAAAATTAAAAGCGCCTATGGTGACATTGGCCTCAAGTATAGGGAGGATGAAACAGTGGCCTATGTGGCGTCCCGTATGCCTGCCGTCTACTCTGCTCTTTATAGAGTGCTTAGTGAG GTTCGTAGAAGATTGCCTGGGTTTTCACCAGCTAAGGTGTTGGATTTTGGGGCTGGGACTGGTTCTGCATTTTG GGCACTTAGAGAAGTGTGGCCACGGTCATTGAATAGAATTAATTTGGTGGAGCCATCACAGTCCATGCAGCGTGCTGGACAGAGCCTTATAAAAG GTCTTAAAAATTTGCCACTCATTCAAAGTTATGGAAGTATTCAAGCACTCTCTCAGGATGTCAAAAAGAGTGACAGACAACATGATCTTGTGATTGCT TCATACGTACTTGGAGAGATTCCATCTCTGAAGGACAGAATCACGGTTGTGCGGCAGCTCTGGGAACTGACAGGAGATGTTCTG GTCTTGGTTGAACCAGGAACACCACAAGGATCTAATATTATATCTCAAATGCGATCTCACATTTTATGGATGGAGAAAAGG AGAAGCCGCAAACTAGAAGATGCATCTGGCAAAGAATGTAAAGCATTGACGACACTAAAGAATGGAGCATATATAGTTGCACCA TGTCCGCATGATGGAAGTTGTCCTTTGGATAACACTGGAAAATATTGTCATTTTGTTCAACGCTTGCAGAGGACAACATCACAACGTGCCTACAAG CGGTCGAAAGGTGAGCCTCTACGTGGCTTTGAAGATGAAAAGTTTTGCTTTATTGCTTTTAGACGAGGACAACGGCCAAG GGAGCCTTGGCCACTGGATGGTATGAAGTTTGAGACTTTGAAGGAGCAGCATGCCAGAAGAAATCCAGAGGATTTAGAGATTGACTATG AGGACCAGTTCATCTCATCAGAAGATGAGGATGTTCAAGATGAAGATCCAATCTCCTATGATTCCGATGTTACAGAAACAGACGCCATTACTGAAAATGATGATTGGGAGGAAGAAGGCGAAGAAACAGCCCATGCTAATCTTGGTAGTGGTTGGGGAAGAATCATATACAATCCTCTAAGAAGGGGCAAGCGGGTTGAGATGGATATTTGTCGATCAATGGATCGAGAAGGCACTGAAGGCTCGTTTGACCGAATTGTTATTACAAAGAGCAAAAACCCAACATTGCATCATCAGGCTCGAAGATCAGTCTGGGGTGACTTATGGCCCTTTTAG
- the LOC104237739 gene encoding rsm22-cox11 tandem protein 2, mitochondrial-like isoform X4, whose protein sequence is MASIVSETVPKFTAEALKSAAKQSERCHIVPLRLRRAIKKYLREQEEPHMKRKVLRLSESFSQIKEVNLMLPTSTSKELVEDPLKSVECSQRWKIKSAYGDIGLKYREDETVAYVASRMPAVYSALYRVLSEVRRRLPGFSPAKVLDFGAGTGSAFWALREVWPRSLNRINLVEPSQSMQRAGQSLIKGLKNLPLIQSYGSIQALSQDVKKSDRQHDLVIASYVLGEIPSLKDRITVVRQLWELTGDVLVLVEPGTPQGSNIISQMRSHILWMEKRRSRKLEDASGKECKALTTLKNGAYIVAPCPHDGSCPLDNTGKYCHFVQRLQRTTSQRAYKRSKGEPLRGFEDEKFCFIAFRRGQRPREPWPLDGMKFETLKEQHARRNPEDLEIDYEDQFISSEDEDVQDEDPISYDSDVTETDAITENDDWEEEGEETAHANLGSGWGRIIYNPLRRGKRVEMDICRSMDREGTEGSFDRIVITKSKNPTLHHQARRSVWGDLWPF, encoded by the exons ATGGCGTCAATAGTATCAGAAACGGTTCCAAAGTTCACTGCTGAAGCACTCAAATCCGCAGCTAAACAATCTGAACGTTGCCATATTGTTCCTCTCCGCCTTCGTAGAGCTATCAAAAAGTACCTCCGAG AGCAAGAGGAGCCACATATGAAGAGAAAAGTGTTGAGGTTATCAGAATCATTCAGCCAAATAAAGGAAGTGAATTTGATGCTGCCAACCTCCACATCCAAGGAGCTTGTTGAAGATCCTCTGAAGTCTGTTGAATGTTCACAGCGGTGGAAAATTAAAAGCGCCTATGGTGACATTGGCCTCAAGTATAGGGAGGATGAAACAGTGGCCTATGTGGCGTCCCGTATGCCTGCCGTCTACTCTGCTCTTTATAGAGTGCTTAGTGAG GTTCGTAGAAGATTGCCTGGGTTTTCACCAGCTAAGGTGTTGGATTTTGGGGCTGGGACTGGTTCTGCATTTTG GGCACTTAGAGAAGTGTGGCCACGGTCATTGAATAGAATTAATTTGGTGGAGCCATCACAGTCCATGCAGCGTGCTGGACAGAGCCTTATAAAAG GTCTTAAAAATTTGCCACTCATTCAAAGTTATGGAAGTATTCAAGCACTCTCTCAGGATGTCAAAAAGAGTGACAGACAACATGATCTTGTGATTGCT TCATACGTACTTGGAGAGATTCCATCTCTGAAGGACAGAATCACGGTTGTGCGGCAGCTCTGGGAACTGACAGGAGATGTTCTG GTCTTGGTTGAACCAGGAACACCACAAGGATCTAATATTATATCTCAAATGCGATCTCACATTTTATGGATGGAGAAAAGG AGAAGCCGCAAACTAGAAGATGCATCTGGCAAAGAATGTAAAGCATTGACGACACTAAAGAATGGAGCATATATAGTTGCACCA TGTCCGCATGATGGAAGTTGTCCTTTGGATAACACTGGAAAATATTGTCATTTTGTTCAACGCTTGCAGAGGACAACATCACAACGTGCCTACAAG CGGTCGAAAGGTGAGCCTCTACGTGGCTTTGAAGATGAAAAGTTTTGCTTTATTGCTTTTAGACGAGGACAACGGCCAAG GGAGCCTTGGCCACTGGATGGTATGAAGTTTGAGACTTTGAAGGAGCAGCATGCCAGAAGAAATCCAGAGGATTTAGAGATTGACTATG AGGACCAGTTCATCTCATCAGAAGATGAGGATGTTCAAGATGAAGATCCAATCTCCTATGATTCCGATGTTACAGAAACAGACGCCATTACTGAAAATGATGATTGGGAGGAAGAAGGCGAAGAAACAGCCCATGCTAATCTTGGTAGTGGTTGGGGAAGAATCATATACAATCCTCTAAGAAGGGGCAAGCGGGTTGAGATGGATATTTGTCGATCAATGGATCGAGAAGGCACTGAAGGCTCGTTTGACCGAATTGTTATTACAAAGAGCAAAAACCCAACATTGCATCATCAGGCTCGAAGATCAGTCTGGGGTGACTTATGGCCCTTTTAG
- the LOC104237739 gene encoding rsm22-cox11 tandem protein 2, mitochondrial-like isoform X1: MPCQIPLYKKFAGIRQAPPEMASIVSETVPKFTAEALKSAAKQSERCHIVPLRLRRAIKKYLREQEEPHMKRKVLRLSESFSQIKEVNLMLPTSTSKELVEDPLKSVECSQRWKIKSAYGDIGLKYREDETVAYVASRMPAVYSALYRVLSEVRRRLPGFSPAKVLDFGAGTGSAFWALREVWPRSLNRINLVEPSQSMQRAGQSLIKGLKNLPLIQSYGSIQALSQDVKKSDRQHDLVIASYVLGEIPSLKDRITVVRQLWELTGDVLVLVEPGTPQGSNIISQMRSHILWMEKRRSRKLEDASGKECKALTTLKNGAYIVAPCPHDGSCPLDNTGKYCHFVQRLQRTTSQRAYKRSKGEPLRGFEDEKFCFIAFRRGQRPREPWPLDGMKFETLKEQHARRNPEDLEIDYEDQFISSEDEDVQDEDPISYDSDVTETDAITENDDWEEEGEETAHANLGSGWGRIIYNPLRRGKRVEMDICRSMDREGTEGSFDRIVITKSKNPTLHHQARRSVWGDLWPF, encoded by the exons ATGCCATGCCAAATCCCCCTCTATAAG AAATTCGCCGGAATCCGCCAAGCGCCACCAGAAATGGCGTCAATAGTATCAGAAACGGTTCCAAAGTTCACTGCTGAAGCACTCAAATCCGCAGCTAAACAATCTGAACGTTGCCATATTGTTCCTCTCCGCCTTCGTAGAGCTATCAAAAAGTACCTCCGAG AGCAAGAGGAGCCACATATGAAGAGAAAAGTGTTGAGGTTATCAGAATCATTCAGCCAAATAAAGGAAGTGAATTTGATGCTGCCAACCTCCACATCCAAGGAGCTTGTTGAAGATCCTCTGAAGTCTGTTGAATGTTCACAGCGGTGGAAAATTAAAAGCGCCTATGGTGACATTGGCCTCAAGTATAGGGAGGATGAAACAGTGGCCTATGTGGCGTCCCGTATGCCTGCCGTCTACTCTGCTCTTTATAGAGTGCTTAGTGAG GTTCGTAGAAGATTGCCTGGGTTTTCACCAGCTAAGGTGTTGGATTTTGGGGCTGGGACTGGTTCTGCATTTTG GGCACTTAGAGAAGTGTGGCCACGGTCATTGAATAGAATTAATTTGGTGGAGCCATCACAGTCCATGCAGCGTGCTGGACAGAGCCTTATAAAAG GTCTTAAAAATTTGCCACTCATTCAAAGTTATGGAAGTATTCAAGCACTCTCTCAGGATGTCAAAAAGAGTGACAGACAACATGATCTTGTGATTGCT TCATACGTACTTGGAGAGATTCCATCTCTGAAGGACAGAATCACGGTTGTGCGGCAGCTCTGGGAACTGACAGGAGATGTTCTG GTCTTGGTTGAACCAGGAACACCACAAGGATCTAATATTATATCTCAAATGCGATCTCACATTTTATGGATGGAGAAAAGG AGAAGCCGCAAACTAGAAGATGCATCTGGCAAAGAATGTAAAGCATTGACGACACTAAAGAATGGAGCATATATAGTTGCACCA TGTCCGCATGATGGAAGTTGTCCTTTGGATAACACTGGAAAATATTGTCATTTTGTTCAACGCTTGCAGAGGACAACATCACAACGTGCCTACAAG CGGTCGAAAGGTGAGCCTCTACGTGGCTTTGAAGATGAAAAGTTTTGCTTTATTGCTTTTAGACGAGGACAACGGCCAAG GGAGCCTTGGCCACTGGATGGTATGAAGTTTGAGACTTTGAAGGAGCAGCATGCCAGAAGAAATCCAGAGGATTTAGAGATTGACTATG AGGACCAGTTCATCTCATCAGAAGATGAGGATGTTCAAGATGAAGATCCAATCTCCTATGATTCCGATGTTACAGAAACAGACGCCATTACTGAAAATGATGATTGGGAGGAAGAAGGCGAAGAAACAGCCCATGCTAATCTTGGTAGTGGTTGGGGAAGAATCATATACAATCCTCTAAGAAGGGGCAAGCGGGTTGAGATGGATATTTGTCGATCAATGGATCGAGAAGGCACTGAAGGCTCGTTTGACCGAATTGTTATTACAAAGAGCAAAAACCCAACATTGCATCATCAGGCTCGAAGATCAGTCTGGGGTGACTTATGGCCCTTTTAG